One window from the genome of Leptospira broomii serovar Hurstbridge str. 5399 encodes:
- a CDS encoding flagellar basal body L-ring protein FlgH — MFRIGIKRLAVLLFSLGAFFAVAAQELSQWQDKNPYSRSQNIKVGTAVFVRLKEGFNAEFEIESTADENITIKAVPDKKIIPDNPSYNNDRSIVRKNKGKIKSLGKLKGNLTATVTAIDPATGLLTLQGQRSSTYNGEPSGVVLTGRLSPEFLSKDNSVDADRIADLQIQFTGRIQPKDLQPPIALKTITNPDGSVTVKAELSDEEKQRFILEQLNRLLGESR; from the coding sequence ATGTTTCGTATCGGAATTAAAAGACTTGCCGTTCTGTTATTTTCTTTAGGGGCCTTCTTTGCCGTTGCCGCTCAAGAACTATCTCAATGGCAGGATAAGAATCCGTATTCAAGATCGCAAAATATTAAGGTCGGAACCGCAGTATTCGTCCGACTGAAAGAAGGTTTTAACGCCGAATTCGAAATAGAATCTACGGCGGACGAAAACATCACGATCAAAGCGGTGCCGGATAAGAAAATCATTCCGGACAACCCTTCGTATAACAACGATAGAAGCATTGTCAGAAAGAATAAAGGAAAGATAAAGTCTTTAGGAAAATTGAAAGGTAATTTAACCGCGACAGTTACCGCGATCGATCCTGCGACCGGATTACTCACTTTGCAAGGGCAAAGATCCTCGACCTATAACGGGGAGCCTTCCGGAGTCGTTTTGACTGGGCGTCTATCTCCGGAATTTCTGTCCAAAGATAATTCGGTCGATGCCGATCGGATTGCGGATTTGCAGATCCAGTTTACGGGGAGAATCCAGCCTAAGGATCTACAGCCTCCGATCGCTCTTAAAACGATTACGAATCCGGACGGTTCCGTTACGGTTAAAGCCGAATTATCCGACGAAGAAAAGCAGCGTTTCATTTTGGAACAGCTCAATCGTCTTTTGGGAGAATCCCGATGA
- the flgA gene encoding flagellar basal body P-ring formation chaperone FlgA codes for MSFRFPGILLFAFGIVWIGAGDVFAMDAVYLRGKLLTEKKEVLLSEIAKIPDRMQDKIVLRNLESPVLIRPEDIQKLFPNVSVSGKETLILPLNSELDSKDLEDSVSKEIAKLTQEKGTEYRITYLDGERSVPASGVDLRWAGLPQVIHAGQIVASLDFYFQQRKVHTQRIKFKIEKRASVFFAKKTVLKGQKLDADSLEERSVFLEEAFTDGIGIESVGSTALKDLQVGELLRRKHVRFLYDVQRGGDIQLVYTRGNLVVKAKTKALTSGNVGELVEVSSHAKEGKLTARVVEKNTVLLEN; via the coding sequence ATGAGTTTTCGTTTTCCCGGCATTTTGCTCTTTGCGTTCGGAATCGTATGGATTGGAGCCGGGGACGTATTTGCCATGGATGCGGTTTATCTGCGCGGGAAATTACTCACCGAAAAAAAAGAAGTCCTACTTTCGGAAATCGCAAAAATCCCGGATCGGATGCAGGACAAAATAGTATTACGAAATCTTGAATCTCCCGTTCTAATCAGACCGGAAGATATTCAGAAACTTTTTCCGAATGTTTCGGTTTCCGGAAAAGAAACTTTGATTTTACCCCTGAATTCCGAACTGGATTCCAAGGATTTGGAGGATAGCGTCTCTAAGGAGATCGCTAAACTCACCCAGGAAAAGGGGACAGAATATCGCATAACGTATTTAGACGGAGAACGATCGGTTCCTGCTTCCGGAGTCGATCTGCGGTGGGCCGGACTACCGCAGGTAATTCACGCGGGACAGATCGTCGCCTCCCTGGATTTTTATTTTCAGCAAAGAAAAGTTCATACTCAAAGAATCAAATTCAAAATCGAGAAGAGGGCCTCCGTATTCTTTGCGAAGAAGACCGTATTGAAAGGCCAAAAATTGGATGCGGATTCCCTGGAAGAACGCAGCGTTTTTCTTGAAGAAGCGTTTACCGACGGGATCGGAATTGAAAGCGTGGGATCGACTGCTCTAAAAGATCTACAGGTGGGGGAACTTCTGCGTCGGAAGCATGTTCGTTTTTTGTACGACGTCCAGCGAGGCGGAGATATACAGTTGGTTTATACGCGCGGCAACTTGGTAGTAAAAGCGAAAACGAAAGCGCTGACGTCCGGGAACGTCGGAGAATTGGTGGAAGTTTCCTCTCATGCTAAGGAAGGGAAATTAACGGCTCGCGTAGTGGAAAAGAATACGGTATTATTAGAAAATTAA
- the flgG gene encoding flagellar basal-body rod protein FlgG, producing the protein MMRSLWTAATGMIAQQFHIDTISNNLANVNTTGFKKNRADFEDLVYQHMVLAGTPATSVSEIPTGVNVGHGVRAAASQKLFEIGSFQATGNKLDLAITSEMGFFKIQMPDGSFAFTRDGSYKIDSNQQVVTSNGYLLEPPIILPEGAILNTLMISEQGEVTVKIGSDVRPTVIGQIELYRFVNPAGLQAIGKNLFQETVASGPEIPGTPGMEGFGNVLQGFLEMSNVKIVEEMVNMIVAQRAYESNSKAIQTSDNMLSTAIGLKR; encoded by the coding sequence ATGATGCGATCCCTTTGGACCGCGGCGACCGGAATGATCGCCCAGCAATTCCATATTGATACTATTTCCAATAACCTCGCTAACGTAAATACGACGGGTTTTAAAAAGAACCGAGCGGACTTCGAAGACTTAGTTTACCAGCATATGGTTCTGGCTGGAACTCCAGCGACTTCGGTTAGCGAAATTCCTACCGGTGTGAACGTGGGACACGGAGTTCGAGCCGCGGCCTCTCAGAAGCTATTCGAAATAGGTTCATTTCAGGCTACCGGCAATAAGCTAGATTTGGCTATCACGAGCGAGATGGGTTTCTTTAAAATACAAATGCCGGACGGAAGCTTCGCTTTCACAAGAGACGGTTCTTACAAGATCGATTCGAACCAGCAGGTAGTGACCTCCAACGGGTACCTTTTGGAACCTCCGATCATACTTCCCGAAGGCGCTATCTTAAACACTTTGATGATTTCGGAGCAGGGGGAAGTCACCGTCAAAATAGGTTCGGATGTTCGTCCGACGGTAATCGGTCAGATTGAATTATATCGATTCGTAAACCCAGCCGGCCTTCAAGCAATCGGTAAAAACCTCTTCCAAGAAACGGTTGCCTCCGGTCCCGAGATTCCGGGAACACCGGGGATGGAAGGTTTCGGTAACGTCCTTCAAGGATTTTTGGAAATGTCCAACGTTAAGATCGTGGAAGAAATGGTGAATATGATAGTCGCACAAAGGGCTTATGAATCCAATTCGAAGGCGATCCAGACTTCGGATAACATGCTTTCGACTGCGATAGGTCTGAAGCGTTAA
- a CDS encoding DNA methyltransferase, which translates to MSIALRKKERKILSGEFWTAKQRQAHPIHYVVSYRASFKPELPSFFIGKYLGSKKGVVFDPFGGRGTTALQANLEGHSAIHNDISPMSLVLAKSRQTIPSVFDLERRLSQLDLSAKVPEEECDSNLLHFYHKDTLRELKNLRKILLADDSPEIKYLGLTALSRLHGHSTGFFSVYSFPQISIPPLAQKRNNEKKGIRPEYREVKPRILQKLRRDLKENLPPFFHEFSSRNLYTNHSSLDLSSLPDSGTDLVVTSPPFLDKVNYEEDNWLRYWFLDIILEKAQKPSIFGTLAGWCEFIQETLKELSRVLKPGGVLVLEVGEVRKGKTVFNLDEYVIRCSEGTGLVWENTYINDQKFTKLANCWNVSNNEKGTNSNRCVVFRNFK; encoded by the coding sequence ATGAGCATAGCGTTACGAAAGAAAGAACGGAAAATTCTGAGCGGAGAATTTTGGACGGCTAAGCAAAGGCAGGCCCATCCGATTCATTACGTAGTCAGCTATCGTGCCTCTTTTAAACCCGAATTACCGTCCTTCTTTATCGGAAAATATTTAGGTTCTAAAAAAGGAGTGGTATTCGATCCGTTCGGCGGGAGAGGAACGACGGCCCTTCAGGCAAATTTAGAAGGTCATTCCGCAATACATAACGATATCAGTCCGATGTCCTTGGTTCTGGCAAAATCCAGGCAGACGATTCCTTCCGTCTTCGACTTGGAGCGAAGACTTTCCCAGTTGGATTTAAGCGCTAAAGTTCCCGAAGAGGAATGCGATTCCAATCTATTACATTTTTATCATAAAGATACCCTACGAGAATTGAAAAATCTTCGTAAAATTCTTCTGGCCGATGATTCTCCCGAAATTAAATACTTGGGATTGACGGCCTTATCGAGGTTGCACGGACATAGCACCGGATTTTTTTCGGTCTATAGCTTTCCTCAAATCTCGATTCCGCCTCTTGCTCAAAAGAGAAACAACGAAAAAAAAGGAATTCGACCGGAATACCGGGAAGTGAAACCTAGAATTCTGCAAAAATTAAGGAGAGATCTAAAAGAGAATCTTCCTCCGTTTTTCCACGAATTTTCTTCCAGAAATCTTTATACGAATCATTCATCACTGGACCTTTCTAGTCTTCCTGATTCGGGGACCGATTTAGTCGTAACCTCTCCTCCTTTTCTAGACAAGGTGAACTACGAAGAGGATAATTGGCTTCGGTATTGGTTCCTCGATATCATATTGGAAAAGGCGCAGAAGCCGAGTATTTTCGGAACTCTTGCAGGTTGGTGCGAATTCATTCAAGAAACCCTTAAGGAATTATCTAGAGTACTAAAGCCCGGAGGAGTTTTAGTACTGGAAGTAGGTGAAGTTCGAAAAGGTAAGACGGTCTTCAATTTGGATGAATATGTTATCCGTTGCTCCGAAGGTACTGGCTTAGTTTGGGAAAACACGTACATTAATGATCAGAAGTTCACGAAGCTTGCGAACTGCTGGAATGTTTCCAATAACGAAAAGGGAACTAACTCGAATCGTTGCGTGGTTTTTCGGAATTTTAAGTAA
- a CDS encoding penicillin-binding transpeptidase domain-containing protein — MKGVVFFILTAFFLLLSCGNRKEIPLPEEKLAEVPGRKTCLIFSELETEETLLVNPSYCKGSVPPLHLFHPMIALAALESGSLKEPDAPYKWDKTKYPYIRWQKDQNLRTALASSTVWYFQKLLTETTGIKAQNWLVGADLPRPSNLENGRAFWMDGDYTLNGEELFFFLKKLVTRKLSVREKNSSIVLSGLERTPGEVSNSTGIHRLAGNWGNADKFYSDSGSAYSGGRSISLFWFYWKFPDKSVLFLSRIESESETLSPLEAARYGTEFLRANGIWEKFLSR, encoded by the coding sequence ATGAAAGGAGTCGTTTTTTTTATCCTTACGGCCTTCTTCCTCCTGCTGTCTTGCGGAAATAGAAAGGAAATACCTCTTCCCGAAGAAAAACTGGCGGAAGTCCCCGGAAGAAAAACCTGCCTAATTTTTTCGGAGTTGGAAACTGAAGAAACGCTTCTAGTCAATCCTAGCTATTGCAAAGGGAGCGTTCCACCTCTGCACCTCTTCCATCCCATGATCGCACTGGCTGCGCTGGAATCCGGCTCGCTCAAGGAGCCCGATGCGCCTTATAAATGGGACAAAACGAAATATCCGTACATTCGTTGGCAAAAGGATCAAAATTTAAGAACGGCGCTCGCTTCTTCTACGGTTTGGTATTTTCAAAAATTGTTAACCGAAACTACCGGAATCAAGGCGCAAAACTGGTTGGTAGGCGCGGATCTACCTAGACCATCAAATCTCGAAAATGGCCGAGCATTCTGGATGGATGGGGACTACACTTTAAACGGAGAAGAGTTATTCTTTTTTCTAAAGAAACTTGTTACCCGAAAATTATCCGTAAGGGAAAAGAACTCGTCCATCGTCCTTTCCGGATTAGAAAGAACGCCTGGAGAAGTCAGTAATTCTACCGGAATCCATAGATTGGCGGGAAATTGGGGGAATGCGGATAAATTTTACTCGGATTCCGGATCCGCATATAGCGGGGGACGAAGTATCTCCCTATTTTGGTTCTATTGGAAGTTTCCGGATAAATCGGTTTTATTTCTTTCCCGAATCGAGAGCGAATCCGAGACCTTATCGCCATTGGAAGCGGCTCGGTATGGAACCGAATTTTTAAGAGCGAACGGCATTTGGGAAAAATTTCTTTCTCGTTAG
- a CDS encoding cation:proton antiporter, producing MKRNAFYYILLIILFFLVFLVILNFGEKLEAEIPAPIVSRNSTGGSVVLLDRSTIAISNTVDKLTKGLKEPLAILLFQIGLVLVATRIFGKLAVSIGQPSVIGEILAGILLGPSLFGALFPDAYSFVFPKASLGILQLLSQIGLVFFMFIVGMELDLKILRNQADSAILISHASILLPFLLGGMLALSFYGRLAPEGISFLSFSLFMGIGMSITAFPVLARIVQEKGLTKTKLGGLALTCAASDDLTAWCLLACVIALVQAGGLLPGLMTILLALIYILFMWKLVLPWMRRAGNIFTNREAFTKTAVAFFLLFPIGSAWITESIGIHALFGAFLAGVVMPDRPKLRTLLAEKVEDVSTAIFLPLFFALTGIRTQIGLLNEGNLWWDFAWVLAVAILGKFAGSAIAARLSGKTWKDSLSLGALMNTRGLMELIVLNIGYDLGILSSQVFSMMVLMALVTTFMTGPSLNLIERIFASPRKDPKGGGILVAFALHSRGIDLLRLANGLFPAGNKAKEVTALHMSPDSSISRKVAQRYEKTSFEPLHKLSKELGLKLKTLYKPSDNVTKDILKTIQSGNYNIFLTGGARSLFSDDVLGGKIRTLLSESNGNAGILVAEKLGNLDRITVAMYSEADSKLLTFACRLAKNLGSKVSVWDPRGAVQRLTQKDRNLIKKEMIPILRESDPVVLGEADLILCNLETWEEEPELRNWELSEGSGLFLIRFSKEIEFL from the coding sequence ATGAAACGTAACGCATTTTACTATATTCTTCTTATAATTCTCTTCTTCTTAGTTTTTCTAGTCATATTAAATTTCGGTGAAAAGTTAGAAGCGGAAATTCCCGCTCCGATCGTTTCCCGAAATTCGACCGGCGGATCCGTCGTATTGCTCGATCGGTCGACGATCGCAATCTCGAATACGGTCGACAAGTTGACCAAAGGTTTGAAAGAGCCTCTCGCGATTCTTCTGTTTCAAATCGGTCTCGTATTGGTCGCGACAAGAATATTCGGAAAACTTGCCGTCTCGATCGGACAACCCTCGGTGATCGGAGAAATTCTGGCCGGTATTTTATTAGGTCCTTCCTTATTCGGAGCCCTATTTCCGGACGCTTACTCGTTCGTATTCCCGAAAGCTTCATTAGGTATTTTGCAATTACTAAGCCAAATCGGTTTGGTTTTCTTTATGTTTATTGTAGGCATGGAGTTGGATTTAAAGATTCTAAGGAACCAGGCCGACTCGGCGATCTTAATTTCACACGCAAGCATACTACTACCCTTCTTATTAGGCGGAATGTTAGCGCTTTCCTTTTACGGAAGATTAGCGCCGGAAGGAATTAGCTTCCTTTCCTTTTCGCTTTTTATGGGAATCGGGATGAGTATCACCGCCTTTCCTGTTCTGGCGAGAATCGTACAGGAAAAGGGACTTACTAAAACAAAATTAGGAGGACTAGCGTTAACCTGCGCCGCCTCCGACGATCTGACAGCCTGGTGCCTACTCGCTTGCGTAATCGCTCTCGTTCAAGCTGGCGGACTCTTACCCGGCTTAATGACTATTCTTTTGGCGCTGATTTACATTCTTTTTATGTGGAAGTTGGTTCTTCCTTGGATGCGGAGAGCGGGCAATATATTTACAAATAGAGAGGCTTTTACCAAGACTGCGGTTGCTTTTTTCCTACTATTTCCGATCGGATCCGCTTGGATAACCGAATCGATCGGTATCCATGCGTTATTCGGCGCGTTTCTCGCCGGAGTAGTCATGCCTGATCGACCGAAACTGAGAACACTCTTAGCCGAAAAAGTCGAGGACGTCAGTACTGCGATTTTCCTTCCCCTATTTTTCGCATTAACCGGCATACGCACTCAGATCGGATTATTAAACGAAGGAAACCTATGGTGGGACTTTGCATGGGTATTAGCCGTTGCGATTCTTGGGAAATTCGCAGGCAGTGCGATCGCCGCAAGATTATCCGGTAAAACTTGGAAGGATTCGCTATCCCTGGGCGCGCTGATGAACACTCGAGGACTAATGGAACTCATAGTTCTGAACATCGGATACGATCTTGGCATCCTCTCTTCTCAAGTGTTTTCGATGATGGTTCTCATGGCCCTCGTAACCACCTTTATGACCGGCCCTTCCTTAAACCTGATTGAAAGAATATTCGCATCCCCGCGAAAGGATCCGAAAGGAGGAGGAATTCTAGTCGCATTCGCTCTCCATTCGCGAGGAATCGACCTGCTTCGATTAGCCAATGGGTTATTTCCGGCCGGTAACAAAGCTAAGGAAGTCACGGCCTTACACATGAGTCCTGACTCGTCCATTTCCCGAAAGGTAGCGCAACGATACGAAAAAACCAGCTTTGAGCCCCTGCATAAACTTTCGAAAGAATTAGGCCTGAAACTTAAAACTTTGTACAAGCCCTCCGATAACGTCACGAAAGACATTCTGAAGACAATTCAATCAGGAAATTATAATATATTTCTAACTGGCGGAGCTAGATCTTTATTCAGCGACGACGTCTTAGGAGGGAAAATTCGCACGTTACTTTCCGAATCCAACGGTAATGCGGGAATTTTAGTGGCCGAAAAACTAGGAAATCTCGATCGTATAACAGTGGCGATGTATTCCGAAGCCGATTCAAAGCTATTGACTTTTGCATGCAGATTGGCGAAGAACCTCGGGTCCAAGGTTTCCGTTTGGGATCCCAGAGGAGCAGTTCAAAGATTAACCCAAAAAGACAGAAATCTAATTAAGAAGGAAATGATTCCGATTTTGAGGGAATCCGATCCGGTCGTTTTGGGAGAAGCAGATTTGATTCTTTGTAATTTGGAGACATGGGAAGAAGAACCCGAACTTCGCAATTGGGAACTTTCCGAAGGTTCAGGTTTATTCCTGATCCGTTTTTCCAAAGAAATCGAATTTCTTTAG
- a CDS encoding response regulator — MGSPVILVIDDEVQIRRLLRMACEPEGYKLEEAVSVEDALAKFYMVRPDVVVLDLGLPERGGEEFLIQIRESGAKVPVLVLSVKDSEKDKIHLLDAGADDYLTKPFGVGEFLARIRVLLRHSSPEKTDVKVKIGNLELDFGTRRVTKSGKDVRLTPTEYSFLKLLATYPGKIITQTQILKELWGPNQISEAGYLRVYVNQIRKKIETDPSKPEILITEPGVGYYLKAEDQPANF, encoded by the coding sequence TTGGGTAGTCCGGTCATTTTAGTCATCGATGACGAAGTTCAAATTCGCAGATTATTAAGAATGGCCTGCGAACCGGAAGGATATAAATTAGAGGAAGCCGTTTCTGTAGAAGATGCATTAGCTAAATTTTATATGGTCCGACCCGACGTAGTCGTTTTAGATTTAGGTTTGCCGGAGAGAGGCGGCGAGGAATTTCTCATTCAAATACGGGAATCCGGCGCCAAGGTTCCCGTTCTAGTACTAAGCGTTAAAGATTCCGAAAAAGATAAGATTCATTTGTTAGATGCCGGGGCCGACGATTATCTGACCAAGCCTTTCGGAGTGGGCGAATTTTTAGCTAGGATTCGCGTGCTTCTTCGTCATTCTTCACCCGAAAAAACGGACGTTAAAGTGAAGATAGGAAATCTAGAATTGGATTTTGGAACGAGACGAGTAACGAAATCCGGAAAGGATGTTCGCTTGACTCCGACGGAGTATTCTTTCCTCAAATTGCTCGCTACGTATCCGGGTAAAATTATCACTCAGACGCAAATTCTTAAGGAACTCTGGGGTCCGAATCAAATCTCGGAGGCCGGTTATTTGCGCGTCTATGTGAATCAGATTCGGAAAAAAATCGAAACAGATCCGAGTAAACCGGAAATATTAATTACCGAACCGGGAGTAGGGTATTATTTAAAAGCGGAAGATCAGCCTGCAAATTTCTAA
- a CDS encoding sensor histidine kinase — protein sequence MAYPEEKRPDPDELLSRIEGKTSSRGKLKIFFGMAAGVGKTFEMLRDAQKAKSEGRDIVIGYLETHKRAETEAQSTDLETIPRKKSKYKNVELEEMDLDAVLERKPDLVLVDELAHTNVPGSRHPKRYQDVLEILDNGIDVYSTLNVQHLESRANIVEELSGAPVAERVPDSILEVADEVELVDLVPEDLVKRLKEGKIYPSEKVPGALLSFFRIPNLTALRELSLSYTSKLVDRELARLEPTRDSKLSEKILVAISSSPASGELIRHAKRMAFLLKCTWVTVYIEDDRSLTPEDRKQLHSHLQLARELGAEILSLPEKDLVQGILRAVDRTKATHVIIGRTTRNRFWRFLEGGTLLERLTSESANFQLVVVPGGEGNYKNFRPLWWIGKSGPIQYFLSFLSLLGVTSVNLLMLHIIGYWSIGLVYLFFVMLISLFAGRGPVLITAALSALLWNFLFIPPRFTFFIGKLEDWMMFVMYFVLAMVLGVFTTRLRSREDALKHGEEAISSLYELSIALSRTHTADGIVNASVELLSKTFNCPIFIVITDKDGRLERTAHPKSTFVPEAREFALASWSYQNRKPSGNSTDTVPLSRGLYLPLLSPGGCFGVLGLDREGREPLEPGVDALLHSMLNQIALAVERIQLLGLRENARMVEESERLHSALFNSVSHEFRTPLTIIRASLDLLDGTVDRSAEKEISLLAEVRSAYRKLERLVNNLLDMTRLESGRLKLDLQWEDPADLVLGAVAEEESERGSHRLTSEVDQNMPLVRLDNRIMQQVLIHLIQNAFLHTPEGTPVTVRASVPRDHLLLVVEDKGPGIPKGEEERIFDKFTKVSSYAHGTGLGLSICKGLVEAQGGRIWAENRAEGGARFLIRIPVMTFPPLEEDIG from the coding sequence ATGGCATATCCTGAGGAAAAAAGACCGGATCCGGACGAGCTTCTCTCTAGAATAGAAGGTAAAACTTCATCTAGAGGGAAGCTTAAAATTTTTTTCGGAATGGCTGCGGGCGTCGGTAAAACGTTCGAGATGCTTCGCGATGCTCAAAAGGCAAAGTCCGAAGGTCGCGACATAGTCATCGGATATTTGGAAACTCATAAGCGAGCAGAAACGGAAGCCCAATCTACCGATCTGGAAACTATTCCGAGGAAAAAATCCAAGTATAAAAACGTCGAATTGGAAGAAATGGATCTAGATGCTGTCTTAGAACGAAAGCCGGATTTAGTGTTAGTCGATGAATTAGCTCATACGAATGTTCCTGGTTCGCGACATCCGAAGCGATACCAAGACGTTCTAGAAATCCTGGATAACGGTATCGATGTGTATTCCACTTTGAATGTCCAACATTTGGAAAGCAGGGCCAATATTGTCGAGGAACTTTCCGGAGCGCCCGTCGCGGAACGGGTTCCCGATTCGATTCTAGAGGTCGCGGACGAGGTGGAACTTGTGGATCTAGTTCCGGAAGACCTAGTCAAGCGATTGAAAGAGGGAAAAATTTATCCGTCCGAAAAAGTTCCGGGCGCTTTACTTTCTTTTTTTAGAATTCCTAATTTGACCGCGTTACGCGAGCTTTCTTTAAGCTATACTTCCAAGCTTGTCGATCGAGAGTTGGCCCGTCTAGAGCCGACCCGGGATTCTAAGCTATCGGAAAAAATTCTGGTCGCAATCAGTTCGTCGCCCGCTTCGGGAGAATTGATTCGACACGCAAAAAGAATGGCATTTCTTTTGAAATGTACTTGGGTTACGGTTTACATCGAAGATGACAGAAGTTTAACGCCCGAAGACAGAAAGCAGCTTCATTCTCATTTGCAATTGGCTCGCGAGCTTGGTGCGGAAATTTTAAGTCTTCCTGAAAAAGATTTGGTTCAAGGAATTTTAAGAGCCGTAGACCGAACGAAGGCCACGCACGTCATAATCGGAAGGACTACCAGAAATCGATTCTGGCGATTTTTAGAAGGGGGAACTTTACTAGAACGACTTACATCCGAGTCGGCGAATTTTCAATTAGTGGTCGTTCCTGGCGGGGAAGGAAATTATAAAAATTTCAGGCCCCTTTGGTGGATAGGAAAGTCGGGTCCGATACAATACTTCTTATCATTTCTTTCGCTTTTGGGTGTTACATCCGTCAATCTTTTGATGTTGCATATAATAGGTTACTGGTCGATAGGATTGGTTTATCTGTTTTTTGTAATGCTGATCTCTTTGTTTGCCGGTAGGGGCCCGGTGCTGATTACGGCAGCTCTCTCAGCATTACTATGGAATTTTCTGTTCATTCCTCCTCGATTCACTTTCTTTATAGGAAAGCTTGAAGACTGGATGATGTTTGTGATGTATTTCGTTCTCGCTATGGTCTTAGGCGTGTTTACGACTCGTTTGAGATCGCGGGAGGATGCGTTAAAGCACGGGGAAGAAGCGATTTCGTCTCTCTACGAGTTATCAATCGCTCTTTCACGGACGCATACTGCGGATGGAATTGTGAACGCATCCGTAGAGCTACTGTCTAAGACGTTCAATTGCCCTATCTTTATTGTAATTACCGATAAGGACGGACGCTTGGAAAGAACCGCTCATCCGAAAAGTACTTTCGTCCCCGAAGCAAGGGAATTCGCGTTAGCTTCCTGGTCTTATCAAAATAGGAAACCTTCGGGCAATTCAACCGACACCGTTCCCCTTTCTCGAGGATTATATCTTCCGCTACTTTCTCCGGGAGGATGTTTCGGAGTGCTCGGATTGGATCGCGAAGGTAGAGAGCCCTTAGAGCCGGGAGTGGATGCATTGCTGCACTCTATGCTAAACCAAATCGCCTTGGCCGTGGAAAGGATTCAGCTTCTTGGTCTACGCGAAAACGCGAGAATGGTAGAAGAATCCGAAAGACTTCACTCGGCGTTATTTAATTCGGTTAGCCATGAATTTAGAACTCCTTTAACTATTATTCGCGCTTCTCTAGATCTTCTGGATGGGACCGTAGATCGGTCGGCGGAAAAGGAGATTTCCCTGTTAGCCGAAGTGCGTAGCGCTTATCGGAAATTGGAAAGACTGGTAAATAATCTATTAGATATGACTCGTTTGGAATCGGGTAGGTTGAAACTAGATCTGCAATGGGAGGATCCCGCCGATCTGGTATTAGGCGCCGTAGCAGAAGAAGAATCGGAAAGAGGATCTCATCGTTTAACGTCGGAAGTGGATCAAAACATGCCTTTGGTTCGATTAGACAATCGAATCATGCAACAGGTATTAATTCATCTCATTCAGAACGCGTTTCTGCACACGCCTGAAGGAACTCCGGTAACCGTGCGCGCTAGCGTTCCGAGGGACCATCTTCTCTTAGTCGTAGAGGATAAAGGACCTGGCATTCCAAAAGGCGAGGAAGAACGGATTTTCGATAAATTCACTAAAGTTTCTTCGTATGCTCACGGAACGGGACTAGGTCTTTCCATTTGTAAGGGTTTGGTCGAGGCGCAAGGCGGTCGTATTTGGGCGGAGAATCGAGCGGAAGGCGGGGCTCGATTCCTGATCCGGATTCCAGTTATGACTTTCCCGCCCTTGGAGGAAGACATTGGGTAG
- the kdpC gene encoding potassium-transporting ATPase subunit KdpC, which produces MRRVFSQFIFWTILCGLIYPFLIYGIGKLSFSKESQGSLIMRKGKVVGSELLSQKFESPKFFQARPSAGGYNPESGSASNLGFTSEALRKQVEERKNYWLSRGGDAKVPSELVFASGSGLDPHLSPAAVEYQLPLVVKARGFNEEQTQHVKLLIKNSTEYPQWGIFGEEKINVLKLNLSLENYVEGSALSKAKPSTD; this is translated from the coding sequence ATGAGAAGAGTCTTCTCTCAGTTTATATTTTGGACGATCCTTTGCGGATTGATTTATCCTTTCTTAATTTACGGAATCGGAAAGCTTTCTTTCTCGAAAGAAAGTCAAGGATCGCTGATCATGAGAAAAGGAAAAGTAGTCGGCTCGGAATTACTTTCTCAAAAATTCGAATCCCCGAAATTTTTCCAGGCGAGACCCTCTGCAGGAGGCTATAACCCTGAATCCGGATCCGCCAGTAACCTAGGTTTTACGAGCGAAGCGCTTCGTAAACAAGTGGAAGAACGAAAAAACTATTGGCTGTCGAGGGGAGGCGACGCCAAAGTTCCTTCCGAGTTGGTTTTTGCTTCGGGTAGCGGCTTAGATCCGCATTTAAGTCCTGCTGCAGTCGAATATCAACTCCCTCTTGTCGTAAAAGCGAGAGGATTCAACGAAGAGCAAACCCAGCATGTGAAGCTGTTGATTAAAAACTCGACGGAATATCCGCAATGGGGAATTTTCGGTGAAGAAAAAATCAACGTCTTGAAACTGAATTTGTCTTTGGAGAATTATGTCGAAGGTTCCGCGTTATCGAAAGCGAAACCCTCGACGGATTAA